Genomic segment of Calditrichota bacterium:
GGCAACTAAAGTGATCGTTGTATTGGGACCGCTGTGGTTTCCCTGATGCGCGCCAACATAGAGCCGTACTGCTCCGGTGCCTGCCACAGGAGCCCGCCAGTAGAACGTCCCGTTTTGCCGGTCATTGGAAGACAGATGAACTCCGTTGCTTTCTTGAGCGACGGAATAGGTAGTGGTGTTTAGTCCGGCAACGATTTGTCCGGCGGTTGTGGAGCTTGTGCCGACGCGAACCGAGCCGTTGAAATTTTTGATCGACGAACCAGACAGTGCGGCGATGGTCAGCAAGTAGGTGGAATCAGGGACATATTCAGTGGGAAAACCCGTGACCTGCACGGTGCCCCCGCCGGCACCGTGACAGGTGGATGCGCAGCGACCGAGTGATCCCGGCGCACCGGAATACCCAACATAGTTGGGATGCGCAAAAGCAGAGGTAAAAAGTACGAGAAGGGATAAGGGGCCGATGTTGCGACTCATAGTTGCAAAAGCAAATAGGTGAAAAGAAGTGACACGCGTTTCGAGACGAAACGCGAATCGTTAACACTGGCTCTCCCTCAGTGGTTGGACGGCGGCGTCCGGAAAAGAGCTTAGTCGGGGAGTGGGCAGGCAACCCACTCCCCGACCGTGAAAGTTACGGCAAGTAGATGAGTTTTTGAGTTTGCACAAGCCCGGCGCTTTCAGCGCGCATGAAATACAGGCCGGCGGAATGACCGGTCGCATTCCATTCGAGGATATGCTGACCCGCACTCAAACGCGAATTAACCAAGGTCGTGACCTGACGGCCAAGCACGTCGAAGACGCGCACGGTGACGAGATTCTCGGATGCAATTGCGAGATTGATGCGAACGTTGCTGTTGAACGGATTGGGATAGGCTTCGCCGACATCAAAGGAAGCGGGAAGCTCGACGTCGCCCACGGCATTGACAGCTTCGGTCGTGAACGACCAAGTGTTGCTCGACGTCGTTCCGATGTCATTGATTGCATCCACGCGCCACATGTAGGTCGTGCTGTTCAAAAGATCCGCGGAGGGAGTGAGCATCGTCTCCGTGGTCGTGCCCAACAAGCCCAGCGGTTCAGCCGTTCCCATATAGACTTCATAGCTTGTCGCTCTGTCGGCGGCATCCCAACCGAGGCTCGTTGTGACTGCGACATCGGTTGCGTTGTCAGCCGGATCAGGATTGGTGGCCATTCCGGGAACGTCTGCGGTGGTGAAATGCCAGACGGGGCTTTCCGCCTGACCGAAATCATTCACAGCGGTGATTTTCCAGAAGTATTCGGTACCGGGATTCAACTCGCTGTAGGCATACATCATGTTGGCAAAATTGTCATCCACAACGGGCGGCGGGTCCTGCGTTCCGAACTGCACGACGAAATGGTCTGCACCATCAGATTCCCAAATCAGGAAGCCGAGCAGCGGGAAATCTGTTGCACCGTTTTGCGGAGTGGGATTGCTGGGCACTGTAGGTGGACTTCCGCCAGCTTCGACGGTGATAGTTCCTGCCATTGACGGAGCATGAATTTCGCAGATATAGCTATACGTACCGGACAGCGGAGCGGCGAAAACGAAATCGTAGGTAAAATTGGAACTGGTGGGATCACCGCTGCGGAAGACGGGCGGAGTGGAAACTTCCGCGACGTTGTGAAATCCGCCTTGGTTCATCCAGCGTACGGTATCGCCCTGCTGAATCGTGAGATTCGCGGGGGTAAACGAGATTCCGGACAGAATCACCGTGTGTAATGTTGCCGAACTGATTCCGGCCATCGTCAACAAAGTTAGCAGTACAAGCAAACGTTTCATGTGTGTTACCTCGGGTTGGTGACTCGGCTTCGGGTCAAACAACCCTCGGCCAACTCTATTTTAGAAAAAGAACTTTTTGTGTAAGTGGTGTTCCGGCAATTCTGGTGCGAAGAAAATAAACTCCGCTTGCTCCGGATGCTTGCCAGACAAATGTGTTTAGTCCGCTGTGCGATACTCCGTCAAAGAGAGTTTCGACCAATCTTCCTTGCAGATCGAAGACTTGCAAGGTGAGCGGAAGTTCGCCGTTAATGTCGAACGACAGCCGTGTCGATCCGTTGAAGGGATTTGGGAACGGCGGAGTCAATGAGAACTCGCGTGCCACCGGAACAGCGGCTGCGCTTGCGGC
This window contains:
- a CDS encoding T9SS type A sorting domain-containing protein, translated to MKRLLVLLTLLTMAGISSATLHTVILSGISFTPANLTIQQGDTVRWMNQGGFHNVAEVSTPPVFRSGDPTSSNFTYDFVFAAPLSGTYSYICEIHAPSMAGTITVEAGGSPPTVPSNPTPQNGATDFPLLGFLIWESDGADHFVVQFGTQDPPPVVDDNFANMMYAYSELNPGTEYFWKITAVNDFGQAESPVWHFTTADVPGMATNPDPADNATDVAVTTSLGWDAADRATSYEVYMGTAEPLGLLGTTTETMLTPSADLLNSTTYMWRVDAINDIGTTSSNTWSFTTEAVNAVGDVELPASFDVGEAYPNPFNSNVRINLAIASENLVTVRVFDVLGRQVTTLVNSRLSAGQHILEWNATGHSAGLYFMRAESAGLVQTQKLIYLP